The Pseudomonas baetica genome includes a region encoding these proteins:
- the motB gene encoding flagellar motor protein MotB has translation MENNQPIIIKRVKRIAGGHHGGAWKIAFADFATAMMAFFLVLWLLSTATPEQKIAIAGYFKDPVGFSESGTPYIIDLGGTPTLAPENTLNPEVKSQPQPDKVTVDTEQVEGMAEQVEKERLELLLQELQNKVDENPQLQKFKDQILFEITPNGLRIQIMDAENRPMFDSGSARLKPYFEDILLAMADTIKAVPNKISISGHTDAKPYIGTGDYGNWELSANRANAARRALIAGSYPDAQVARVVGYASSALFDKENPFNPVNRRIDIVVLTKKAQAAIEGSQGADPSKPADESQNGAAPATPVDPNALPADQQPVPAHELRERLNLFDDAVPKPAAPGSAPPAPTAPPATAPAPAPK, from the coding sequence ATGGAAAATAATCAGCCGATTATCATCAAGCGCGTCAAGCGCATAGCCGGCGGGCATCACGGCGGGGCGTGGAAAATCGCCTTCGCCGACTTCGCCACGGCGATGATGGCGTTCTTCCTGGTGCTGTGGCTGCTGTCCACCGCAACGCCTGAGCAGAAGATCGCCATCGCCGGCTATTTCAAAGACCCGGTCGGCTTCTCCGAAAGCGGCACGCCGTACATTATCGACTTGGGCGGTACGCCGACCCTGGCGCCGGAAAATACCCTCAACCCTGAGGTGAAATCCCAGCCACAACCGGACAAGGTTACCGTCGACACCGAACAGGTCGAAGGCATGGCCGAGCAGGTCGAGAAGGAACGTCTGGAACTGCTCCTGCAAGAATTGCAGAACAAGGTCGACGAGAATCCGCAACTGCAGAAATTCAAGGACCAGATCCTCTTCGAAATCACGCCGAACGGCTTGCGCATCCAGATCATGGACGCCGAGAACCGGCCGATGTTCGACTCCGGTTCTGCGCGTCTGAAGCCGTACTTCGAAGACATTCTGCTGGCCATGGCCGACACCATCAAAGCGGTGCCGAACAAGATCAGCATCAGCGGCCACACCGATGCCAAGCCCTATATCGGCACCGGTGATTACGGTAACTGGGAGCTTTCGGCCAACCGTGCCAACGCTGCCCGCCGTGCCTTGATTGCCGGCAGCTATCCGGATGCGCAAGTGGCGCGGGTCGTGGGTTACGCCTCGTCGGCACTGTTCGACAAGGAAAACCCGTTCAACCCGGTCAACCGCCGCATCGACATTGTGGTGCTGACCAAGAAGGCTCAAGCCGCCATCGAAGGTTCGCAAGGCGCCGATCCGTCGAAGCCGGCCGATGAAAGTCAGAACGGTGCTGCGCCGGCAACGCCGGTCGACCCGAACGCACTGCCGGCGGATCAGCAACCGGTACCGGCACATGAGCTGCGTGAACGGCTGAACCTGTTCGATGACGCGGTGCCCAAACCGGCCGCGCCGGGCAGTGCGCCGCCGGCGCCGACAGCTCCTCCGGCCACTGCCCCGGCCCCCGCGCCGAAGTAG
- a CDS encoding HDOD domain-containing protein, whose translation MANETSVPHAQPTTLEGWIKLLDSVRLPVPQEAHDKVCRAIRDNRSSLRDIADLMQDSPALALSIIREANRHTHGTMATPAENLEVAINRLGLARTEELLARLPAQPQMQIPKALRQLQMISQHATQQANGFFASRLARLWQDIHWGSLLFLSPLWPLALTYPQLLEEWELRVIHKGESARTVEKQLFGVRLLKIAEALVQVWHLPIWVQQGYKLLLSEQRELVKVLRIARDSEHPLRQQNRLDDDPTLRRWLNQPANTVLLANGLALSAQQAWDSPHSERWQYLTSLYLQISMDEVQQQLHQQAANSARQHAMPDLWHPAVSLLWPWGTHRLPAGMLPAAAPNAEDLTQWRRQCAELLAEPSRFTNAMSLTVAARDALVASGLRRGMILMADRTQSNLRVHQTFGLAKEAAALNFVVSQSKVLQRLLAQQAQVRITPENNAQFSALLPPSLRTLFRGEHLFLRSLVNNGRVIMIVVADQGGGPFADITVQAFGKTAQCIEKALHSFSSRGR comes from the coding sequence ATGGCTAATGAAACGAGCGTCCCACACGCACAACCGACCACACTCGAGGGCTGGATCAAGCTGCTCGACAGCGTCCGCCTGCCCGTGCCGCAAGAGGCTCACGACAAGGTTTGTCGGGCGATCCGTGACAACCGCAGTTCCCTGCGCGACATCGCCGACCTGATGCAGGACAGCCCGGCGCTGGCCTTGAGCATCATTCGTGAGGCAAATCGTCACACCCACGGCACCATGGCCACGCCGGCCGAGAATCTGGAAGTCGCGATCAACCGCCTGGGCCTGGCCCGCACCGAAGAGCTACTGGCGCGCCTGCCGGCCCAACCGCAGATGCAGATCCCCAAGGCCCTGCGCCAACTGCAAATGATCAGCCAGCACGCCACGCAACAGGCCAACGGTTTTTTCGCCAGTCGCCTGGCGCGGCTGTGGCAGGACATTCATTGGGGCAGTTTGCTGTTTCTTTCGCCGCTGTGGCCGTTGGCGCTGACTTACCCACAACTGCTTGAAGAGTGGGAACTGCGGGTTATCCACAAGGGCGAATCGGCGCGCACCGTCGAAAAGCAATTGTTCGGCGTGCGCCTGCTGAAAATCGCCGAGGCGCTGGTGCAAGTCTGGCACCTGCCGATCTGGGTGCAGCAAGGCTATAAATTGTTGCTCAGCGAGCAGCGTGAACTGGTGAAAGTGCTGCGCATCGCCCGCGACAGCGAACATCCATTGCGCCAGCAAAACCGCCTCGACGATGACCCGACCCTGCGCCGCTGGCTCAATCAGCCGGCCAATACCGTGTTGCTGGCCAATGGGCTGGCGCTGTCGGCGCAACAGGCGTGGGACAGTCCACACAGTGAACGCTGGCAGTACCTGACCAGCCTTTATCTGCAGATTTCCATGGACGAAGTGCAGCAACAGTTGCACCAGCAAGCCGCCAACAGTGCGCGCCAGCATGCGATGCCTGACTTGTGGCACCCGGCGGTTTCATTGCTGTGGCCGTGGGGCACCCATCGTTTACCGGCCGGAATGCTGCCGGCCGCGGCACCGAATGCAGAGGATTTGACCCAGTGGCGCCGGCAGTGCGCCGAACTGCTGGCCGAACCCAGTCGCTTCACCAATGCCATGAGCCTGACCGTTGCCGCCCGCGATGCGCTGGTCGCCAGCGGCCTGCGCCGGGGGATGATTCTGATGGCCGACCGCACGCAGTCCAATCTGCGTGTGCATCAAACTTTTGGTTTAGCGAAAGAAGCGGCGGCGCTGAACTTTGTCGTCAGTCAGAGCAAAGTCCTGCAACGGCTGCTCGCGCAGCAGGCGCAGGTGCGGATCACCCCGGAAAACAACGCGCAATTCTCCGCGCTGCTACCGCCGAGCCTGAGAACGTTGTTCCGTGGCGAGCATCTGTTCCTGCGCTCATTGGTCAACAATGGCCGGGTGATCATGATCGTCGTCGCCGATCAGGGCGGCGGCCCCTTCGCCGACATCACTGTGCAAGCCTTCGGCAAAACCGCGCAGTGCATCGAAAAAGCCCTGCACAGCTTTAGCAGCCGTGGCCGATGA
- the rhdA gene encoding thiosulfate sulfurtransferase — protein MSDFSGLPLVIEPSDLLPRLESSELILVDLTSTARYTEGHLPGARFVDPKRTQLGQPPAPGLLPAKADLEALFGELGHRKDAVYVVYDDEGGGWAGRFIWLLDVIGHDKYHYVDGGLPAWLADGMPMSIQVPPAVGGPVPLTLHDEPTATREYLQSRLGAADLAIWDARGPLEYCAEKVLAAKGGHIPGAVNFEWTAGMDKARNLRIRTDMPQILEDLGITKDKEIITHCQTHHRSGFTYLLAKSLGYPRVKGYAGSWGEWGNHPDTPVEI, from the coding sequence ATGTCTGACTTCTCTGGCTTGCCGCTCGTTATCGAACCGAGCGACCTGCTCCCTCGGCTCGAGTCCAGCGAACTGATTCTGGTGGACCTGACCAGTACCGCCCGCTATACCGAGGGTCATTTGCCCGGGGCGCGGTTTGTCGACCCCAAGCGCACCCAGCTCGGCCAGCCGCCGGCACCGGGGCTGCTGCCGGCGAAAGCCGATCTGGAAGCGTTGTTCGGGGAACTCGGCCATCGCAAAGACGCGGTCTACGTGGTCTATGACGATGAGGGCGGTGGCTGGGCCGGGCGCTTCATCTGGCTGCTCGACGTGATTGGTCACGACAAGTACCACTATGTCGACGGCGGTCTGCCGGCGTGGCTGGCCGATGGCATGCCGATGTCGATCCAGGTGCCGCCGGCAGTCGGTGGCCCGGTGCCGTTGACGCTGCACGATGAACCGACCGCCACCCGCGAATACCTGCAAAGCCGTCTCGGCGCCGCCGATCTGGCGATCTGGGATGCGCGCGGGCCGCTGGAGTATTGCGCCGAGAAAGTGCTGGCAGCCAAGGGCGGGCATATTCCCGGTGCGGTCAATTTCGAGTGGACGGCGGGCATGGACAAGGCGCGTAACCTGCGCATCCGCACGGACATGCCGCAGATCCTCGAAGACCTCGGGATCACCAAGGACAAAGAAATCATTACCCACTGCCAGACCCATCACCGGTCGGGCTTCACTTATCTGCTGGCCAAATCCCTCGGTTATCCGCGGGTCAAGGGCTACGCTGGTTCCTGGGGCGAGTGGGGCAATCACCCTGACACGCCTGTCGAGATTTAA
- a CDS encoding IS4 family transposase: MAKLALEQAIAPEWIDQVFEEHRQRQYSRELLFSTIIKLMSLVSLGLKPSLHAAARQLEDLPVSLAALYDKISRTEPALLRALVTGCAQRLTPTIKELGCTKTLPGWQLRVVDGNHLASTEKRLGALRHERGAARPGFSVVVYDPDLDQVIDLQACEDAYASERVCVLPLLANAEPGQVWLADRLYCTLPVMEACEQVQTSFVIRQQAKHPRLIQEGEWQEPVPVETGTVREQIIQVRGGYQCRRVELTLHSPTDSGDSSLMFWSNLPQSVSAQQIAQLYRRRWSIEGMFQRLEAILESEIETLGSPKAALLGFATAVLAYNVLAVLKRSVEQAHRDTQPDGWEASIYHLAVQVRSGYEGMQIALPSEYLPVIPLEKLAQRLLELASNIQPKQVAKSPRGPKVPKPKTWVQGTAVHAHVSTDRVIKAAKTKRP, translated from the coding sequence ATGGCCAAATTGGCGCTGGAGCAGGCCATTGCGCCTGAGTGGATTGATCAGGTCTTCGAAGAGCATCGGCAACGGCAGTATTCTCGTGAGCTACTGTTCTCGACCATCATCAAGCTGATGTCCCTTGTTTCATTGGGCTTGAAGCCATCCCTGCACGCCGCCGCGCGGCAACTGGAAGATCTTCCTGTCAGTTTGGCTGCCCTCTACGACAAGATCAGTCGTACTGAACCTGCGCTGTTACGCGCTCTGGTCACAGGTTGTGCGCAACGTCTGACTCCGACCATCAAGGAGCTGGGCTGCACCAAAACGTTGCCGGGCTGGCAGCTTCGAGTGGTGGACGGCAATCATTTGGCTTCCACTGAGAAACGTCTGGGCGCTCTACGCCATGAGCGAGGCGCCGCTCGTCCTGGCTTTTCGGTGGTTGTTTACGACCCCGATCTCGATCAGGTCATCGACCTTCAGGCGTGTGAGGATGCCTACGCAAGCGAGCGTGTTTGCGTGCTGCCTCTACTGGCCAATGCCGAGCCAGGCCAAGTGTGGCTGGCTGATCGACTCTATTGCACGCTCCCGGTCATGGAGGCTTGTGAGCAGGTCCAGACATCCTTTGTCATTCGTCAGCAAGCCAAACATCCACGCCTGATTCAAGAGGGTGAGTGGCAAGAACCCGTGCCTGTGGAAACAGGCACTGTGCGTGAGCAGATCATCCAGGTCAGAGGCGGTTACCAATGTCGGCGTGTCGAACTGACGCTTCATTCGCCAACAGACTCGGGTGACAGCAGCTTGATGTTCTGGAGCAATCTACCCCAAAGCGTCAGCGCACAGCAGATCGCGCAACTCTATCGCCGTCGCTGGAGCATTGAAGGCATGTTCCAGCGACTGGAAGCGATCCTGGAAAGTGAAATCGAAACTCTTGGCAGCCCAAAGGCTGCCTTACTCGGGTTCGCCACTGCGGTGTTGGCCTACAACGTCCTGGCCGTCCTCAAACGAAGCGTCGAGCAAGCTCACCGGGATACCCAGCCTGACGGCTGGGAAGCCTCGATCTATCACTTGGCGGTTCAGGTCAGGAGTGGTTATGAGGGAATGCAGATTGCGCTGCCTTCGGAATATCTTCCCGTCATTCCTCTGGAAAAACTGGCCCAGCGCTTACTAGAGCTGGCCAGCAACATCCAACCCAAACAAGTTGCGAAAAGCCCCCGTGGCCCCAAAGTGCCTAAGCCCAAGACATGGGTCCAAGGCACGGCGGTGCATGCGCATGTTTCAACGGACAGAGTAATCAAGGCTGCCAAAACTAAAAGACCTTGA
- a CDS encoding toll/interleukin-1 receptor domain-containing protein: MPVFISYRHMDRAHAMAINTRLMQANIKTYLDVLDPESQTTDDITGVITRNITECTHLLAVVSEKTALSWWVPFEIGEATISNRRICSFKTGPAELPLYLDKWPKLSTDSDLNFFIDAYREEVSNKRSMALGSSNESFSGTYKRNAEIFHEQLKNRIRRGF, translated from the coding sequence ATGCCAGTCTTTATCAGCTACCGCCACATGGATCGCGCCCACGCCATGGCCATCAACACCCGCCTGATGCAGGCCAACATCAAGACCTACCTCGACGTGCTGGACCCCGAATCGCAGACCACCGACGACATCACCGGCGTCATCACCCGCAACATCACCGAATGCACGCACCTGCTGGCGGTGGTCTCGGAGAAAACCGCGTTGTCGTGGTGGGTGCCGTTTGAAATCGGTGAGGCGACGATCAGCAATCGACGGATCTGTTCGTTCAAGACCGGGCCGGCGGAGTTGCCGTTGTATCTGGACAAGTGGCCGAAGTTGAGCACGGACAGTGATCTGAATTTCTTCATCGATGCGTATCGTGAGGAGGTGTCGAACAAACGCTCAATGGCGCTGGGTTCGAGTAATGAATCCTTTAGCGGCACTTACAAACGCAACGCCGAGATTTTCCATGAACAACTGAAAAACCGTATTCGGCGCGGGTTCTGA
- the asd gene encoding archaetidylserine decarboxylase (Phosphatidylserine decarboxylase is synthesized as a single chain precursor. Generation of the pyruvoyl active site from a Ser is coupled to cleavage of a Gly-Ser bond between the larger (beta) and smaller (alpha chains). It is an integral membrane protein.): MKERLFILSQYLLPHHLLSRLAGCIAECRVRWFKNAFTQWFAKRYQVDMSQALVEDLTAYEHFNAFFTRALKDGARPLDETPGAILSPADGAVSQLGPIEHGRVFQAKGHSFSVLELLGGDAANAAPFMGGDFATIYLSPKDYHRVHMPLAGTLREMVYIPGRIFSVNQTTAENVPELFARNERVACIFDTERGPMAVVLVGAMIVASIETVWAGLVTPPKRELKTFRYDEAARAPIHLEKGAELGRFKLGSTAIVLFGPDQVKWAQELVAGSPVQMGQALALPTA; the protein is encoded by the coding sequence ATGAAAGAGCGTCTGTTTATCCTCAGCCAGTACCTGCTGCCTCACCACTTGCTGTCGCGCCTGGCCGGCTGCATCGCCGAGTGTCGTGTGCGCTGGTTCAAGAATGCCTTCACCCAGTGGTTCGCCAAGCGTTATCAGGTGGACATGTCGCAAGCGCTGGTTGAAGACCTGACCGCTTACGAGCACTTCAACGCCTTCTTCACCCGCGCCCTGAAAGACGGCGCACGTCCGCTGGACGAAACCCCGGGCGCGATCCTCAGCCCGGCCGACGGTGCGGTCAGCCAGCTCGGCCCGATCGAACACGGTCGCGTGTTCCAGGCCAAGGGGCACAGCTTCAGCGTGCTGGAACTGTTAGGTGGCGACGCGGCGAATGCTGCACCGTTCATGGGTGGCGACTTCGCGACTATTTACCTGTCGCCGAAGGATTACCACCGCGTGCACATGCCGCTGGCCGGTACCCTGCGCGAAATGGTCTACATCCCGGGCCGGATCTTCTCGGTCAACCAGACCACGGCTGAAAACGTTCCGGAACTGTTCGCCCGCAACGAGCGTGTGGCGTGCATTTTCGACACTGAACGCGGCCCGATGGCCGTGGTGCTGGTCGGCGCGATGATCGTCGCTTCGATCGAAACCGTGTGGGCCGGTCTGGTCACGCCGCCGAAGCGCGAACTGAAAACCTTCCGCTACGACGAAGCCGCCCGTGCGCCGATTCATCTGGAAAAAGGCGCGGAGCTGGGTCGCTTCAAGCTGGGTTCGACGGCGATCGTGCTGTTTGGCCCGGATCAAGTGAAGTGGGCGCAAGAACTGGTGGCGGGTTCGCCAGTGCAAATGGGTCAGGCCCTGGCCCTGCCGACTGCCTGA
- the motA gene encoding flagellar motor stator protein MotA: MAKIIGIIVVFASVLGGYVLSHGKIAALIQPFEVLIIGGAALGAFLQANPSYMTMHVLKKSLSMFSSRFSHTFYLEVLGLIYEILNKSRREGMMAIEGDIEDAAASPIFAKYPAVLKDERMTAFICDYLRIMSSGNMAPHELEGLFDMELYSLKEDLEHPSHAVNGIADAMPGFGIVAAVLGIVVTMASLGEGDQKSIGLHVGAALVGTFFGILAAYGFFGPLAHSLAHDAKEELNVYEAIKASLVASASGMPPSLAVEFGRKVLYPAHRPSFAELEQAVRGR, translated from the coding sequence ATGGCTAAAATTATCGGCATCATCGTCGTATTCGCGAGCGTGCTCGGCGGATACGTGCTCTCTCACGGCAAGATTGCCGCCCTGATCCAGCCCTTCGAGGTGTTGATCATCGGTGGTGCGGCACTGGGCGCTTTCCTCCAGGCCAACCCCAGCTATATGACGATGCACGTGCTCAAGAAATCCCTGAGCATGTTCAGTTCGCGTTTCAGCCACACGTTCTATCTGGAAGTGCTGGGGCTGATCTACGAGATCCTCAACAAGAGCCGCCGCGAAGGCATGATGGCCATCGAGGGCGACATCGAAGATGCCGCCGCGAGCCCGATCTTCGCCAAGTACCCGGCGGTGCTTAAAGATGAACGCATGACCGCGTTTATCTGTGATTACCTGCGCATCATGTCCTCCGGCAACATGGCGCCGCACGAGCTGGAAGGCTTGTTCGACATGGAGCTGTACAGCCTGAAAGAAGACCTCGAGCATCCATCCCATGCGGTGAACGGCATTGCCGACGCCATGCCCGGTTTCGGTATCGTCGCGGCGGTACTGGGTATCGTGGTGACCATGGCGTCCTTGGGTGAAGGCGATCAGAAGTCCATCGGTCTGCACGTCGGTGCGGCACTGGTCGGTACCTTCTTTGGTATTCTCGCAGCCTACGGTTTCTTCGGCCCATTGGCGCATTCCCTGGCCCACGATGCCAAAGAAGAGCTGAACGTCTACGAAGCCATCAAGGCCTCGCTGGTGGCTTCGGCTTCCGGTATGCCGCCATCGCTGGCGGTGGAGTTTGGTCGCAAAGTGCTGTACCCGGCTCACCGTCCAAGCTTTGCCGAGCTGGAACAAGCCGTTCGCGGTCGCTAA